A window of the Glaciimonas sp. CA11.2 genome harbors these coding sequences:
- the nagA gene encoding N-acetylglucosamine-6-phosphate deacetylase — translation MPFTTQLHGNVLTAQGWVAGAISFNDLITDISGETLDFDPSLPLPIGIKPLGHSPSDQFILPGFIDCHVHGGGGKDVMDAGDAVHLIARMHAQHGTTSMLATTMTAPAADLEAALSAIGRACLQRCDGGARILGAHLEGPYINPGKLGAQPDFAVAATLEQVDWLRSFAPLKLITIAPEVDGHLELVKTLSASGMRVQIGHTLGNYEDGVAALNNGATGFTHLFNAMSAFHHRAPGMAGAALAHAEYAELIPDLLHVHPGAIKAALRAIPRLYCVTDSTAASGMPDGEYMLGRQVVHKCMGGVRLADGTLAGSTLTMDQALRNLVSLGLDLAEASLRTSTYPADYLGITERGRLKTGCFADILVFDRQLNLTAVYVEGEQIDLNAANTN, via the coding sequence ATGCCCTTCACCACCCAACTTCATGGCAACGTGCTTACTGCGCAAGGCTGGGTCGCCGGTGCAATCAGCTTCAACGATTTGATTACTGATATCAGCGGCGAAACCCTGGACTTTGATCCGAGCCTGCCATTGCCCATCGGCATTAAGCCCTTGGGACATTCGCCCTCTGATCAGTTTATTTTGCCCGGCTTTATCGATTGTCACGTCCATGGCGGTGGCGGTAAAGACGTGATGGACGCAGGCGATGCCGTGCACTTAATCGCCAGAATGCACGCACAACATGGCACCACAAGTATGCTGGCGACCACTATGACCGCACCGGCAGCAGATCTTGAGGCCGCATTGAGCGCTATCGGCCGCGCATGTCTGCAACGCTGTGACGGTGGTGCGCGGATACTTGGCGCGCATCTGGAAGGCCCCTATATTAATCCCGGAAAACTGGGTGCGCAGCCCGACTTCGCCGTCGCAGCAACGCTGGAGCAAGTTGACTGGCTACGTAGCTTTGCACCGCTTAAACTCATTACGATAGCGCCAGAAGTGGATGGTCATCTGGAACTGGTGAAGACACTCAGTGCAAGCGGCATGCGCGTACAAATCGGGCATACGCTGGGCAATTACGAGGATGGCGTGGCTGCGCTAAATAATGGCGCGACTGGATTTACCCATCTGTTCAACGCCATGAGCGCGTTCCATCACCGCGCTCCCGGCATGGCCGGTGCAGCACTGGCACATGCCGAGTATGCCGAACTGATACCTGATTTGTTGCACGTACATCCCGGCGCGATCAAAGCGGCATTGCGCGCTATTCCACGTTTGTATTGTGTAACTGATTCAACCGCTGCATCCGGCATGCCAGATGGTGAATATATGCTAGGACGGCAAGTCGTCCATAAATGTATGGGTGGCGTGCGCCTGGCTGACGGCACACTGGCGGGTAGCACGCTCACGATGGATCAGGCGTTGCGGAATCTGGTATCGCTCGGGCTCGATTTGGCCGAAGCCTCGTTACGCACCTCAACCTATCCTGCTGATTATCTTGGGATCACAGAACGTGGTCGCCTTAAAACCGGCTGCTTCGCCGATATTCTGGTATTTGATCGCCAGCTTAACCTCACAGCAGTGTATGTAGAAGGAGAACAGATTGACCTCAACGCCGCCAACACCAATTAA
- a CDS encoding BadF/BadG/BcrA/BcrD ATPase family protein, with product MNTTLDSAYEYLIGIDGGGTKTQIRIARADGSVIAEATGGPSALMHGRDKAWAAIGSAIHTGFHKAGISAPSYNRIAAGFGLSGVNVPSWAAEFTALNPGFGSIAVASDAITTLLGAHQGRPGAIIALGTGSIGAVLKPDGVQHIIGGWGFPSGDEASGAWLGILAINHVEQVFDGRTPQSILATNIIRHCGGDGTDKSNRDSVLAWLANANQSMYAQLAPFIFQHAVDDEVARNMLWRAGNEIAKMALALDVSEQLPLALCGGLAHVLKDYLPQTLQLRTVPPEADSSSGGLLLIRQHLEQ from the coding sequence GTGAATACAACGCTTGACTCAGCTTACGAGTATTTGATCGGGATCGACGGTGGTGGCACCAAAACCCAGATCCGTATTGCGCGTGCAGATGGCAGCGTGATTGCAGAAGCAACCGGTGGGCCGTCCGCTCTCATGCATGGCCGTGATAAGGCGTGGGCGGCTATTGGATCGGCAATACATACAGGTTTTCATAAAGCAGGTATTTCAGCCCCTTCTTACAACAGAATCGCCGCTGGCTTCGGATTGTCCGGTGTCAACGTCCCGTCCTGGGCCGCAGAATTCACGGCCCTGAATCCTGGATTTGGCAGCATCGCCGTGGCCTCAGATGCCATTACCACCCTTCTCGGCGCGCATCAGGGTCGCCCGGGCGCGATCATCGCGTTAGGCACGGGAAGTATTGGCGCGGTGCTAAAACCCGATGGAGTCCAACACATTATTGGAGGATGGGGGTTTCCTTCTGGCGATGAGGCAAGTGGCGCCTGGTTAGGAATATTGGCAATCAATCATGTGGAACAAGTGTTTGATGGTCGGACGCCCCAAAGTATTTTGGCGACGAACATCATCCGGCATTGCGGCGGCGATGGCACTGACAAAAGCAATCGGGACAGCGTCCTAGCCTGGCTGGCAAATGCCAATCAGAGCATGTACGCGCAATTAGCACCCTTTATTTTCCAGCACGCGGTGGATGATGAGGTGGCGAGAAATATGCTCTGGAGAGCGGGTAATGAAATCGCCAAAATGGCGCTTGCTCTGGATGTATCAGAGCAATTACCGTTAGCGTTGTGCGGCGGCCTCGCGCATGTATTGAAAGACTATCTGCCGCAGACTTTACAATTGCGCACCGTTCCGCCAGAAGCTGACTCTTCAAGCGGCGGATTGCTACTCATTCGTCAACATCTGGAGCAATGA